The Tindallia californiensis genome segment TCTTCTGTCAATAATTCAACGGTAATCGTTTGGTCTCTCCATTCCAACTGTTCTCCAGCCGTCCTCGATGACGCAAAGCAGCGCACCTTATCAAGGTTAATATTTCTTTCATTAAGTACTTCTAATATTTTTCTTCCTACAGCCCCTGTAGCTCCTACTATTCCAATGTTAAGTCCTATTTCACACGCCTCCCTTTTTTATCTACCCCATTTATGAAAAAACTCCCGGAACCAAACCCGGGAGAAATCATACCATTAAAAAGATAGCACACCTATAATGACCTTATAGGCATGAATTCGTCTTCCAATAGCACTCCATGGGCATCCATGACAGTAGCAACGCTATTCGCAATTGCTCCCAGTTTCATGAACGAAAGCATGTTCAGAAACTTCGGCGCCCAGACCTTTTGAAAATCGGCATTGAGTGCTTACCTCTTATCATCCGAATTTCTACTTTTTCTTAGCGCATCCTCTATCGATCTATCATTCAATTATATAAATACCATTTATAATATTATCATACCTTTAAAAGCACTGTCAAGATTACCTAAGACTCTCCGATAGTCATTTTTTAGTCTTGAATGTTTCAAGATTATAGATATCTGTTCTTCGAAGCTTCAATAATGGCAATTGATTACGGATTGAATCAACACGATCTGGTAGTATCTCCGTTGTCACTATTGATTCTTTTTCATCAGTTGATGCTAACACAGTCCCCCAAGGATCGCAAATCGTCGAGTGGCCATAAGCATGGTATTCTGCTTCTTCATTTCTAGCCGGAGAAGCTGCCACAAAATAGACCTGATTATCAACGGCACGCATTTTTATTGTTTCATGCCAATGCGCAGGTCCTGTAGTTGTATTAAATGCTGCCGGCACAATGATTATACGTGCTTGTTGTAAGGCCATTAGCCTAATTAATTCTGGAAATCTCATATCAAAACAAATGGCTATTCCAACTTTGCCATATGCTGTATCAAAAACCGTCACTTTATTACCAGCGGATAGAAGATCCGATTCCATAAAGCGAACGCCATTTTTAATATCGACATCAAATAAATGAATTTTCCTGTGTTTTCCAATACACTTTCCAATGGTATTATATGTATAGGACGTATTATATATTTTACCATCAGCTTTTTCAGCAATAGACCCACCTATTAACGTAATTTTAAGCTCTTTCGCTAAGGATGAAAGCATTCTAGTTGTAATGCCTCCTTCCTCTTCTGCTGTTTTCTCCATGCATTCGATACTATATGGTGAGTTAAAAATTTCCGGCAATACCACTATTTGGGAGTTAACATCAGAAACAGCTTTTCTAATCATGAATTCTGCTTTTTGCAAGTTCTCTTTCTTATTATTTTTCACCATCATTTGACATATCGAAAGCCTAAAAGGTTCCATATGAAAACACCCCTTAAAATCATAAAATTGTTTTTATTTTTATCTCTACCTTATAACTATATAGCATTTATGATAAAATGTAATCCGTTATTATATTTATTTCCAGAAAGGAAGGATTCTATGCTAAGAACCGCTTATTGGTTGTTTGATTTCCTTTTATATCTAGTGTACATTATCTTTTGTGCCCGTCGAGCAAAATCTATGGAAAAAAACGGTGATAATCTCAAAAAAAGAGATTTCACTCAAAAAATTGGACAGAGATGGTCTCATCGTATTATTAATAAATCAGGTAGCAAGGTAACCATTGAAGGTGCAGAAAATATTCCTGAAAGTGGACCTGTTTTAATTGTTAGTAATCATCAAAGTTATTTTGATATTCCCTTATTAGTAAGTACGATTCCTTTACCCATGGGATTTGTTGCAAAAAAAGAGTTGCAAAAGATTCCTGTCATATCAAAATGGATGGATTTGATTGAATGTAGTTTTATTGATCGCAAGGATTTACGCCAATCAATTAAAGCCATTCAAAAGGCTCAACACACCCTGAAGGATGGGCATTCAATGGTTATTTTTCCAGAAGGAACCCGAAGCAAAGGAAAGGAAATGTCTTCCTTCAAACCTGGTAGTTTAAAATTGGCACAGAAAGCAGGGGTTCCCATTTTACCAGTAGCCATACAAGGCACCTGCGATATGTTTGAAACAACTAATCGAATCCAGCCAGCAGATGTAAAGATCAAGATATTACCTTTATTCGACCTTGAATACGTGGAAAGCACTACTACCAACCAACTTCTAACTGATGTTTTTCAATTAATTAACAAAGAGTTAGGAGGAAGCTCTTTGTTATCCATTGATTAATCTTCATGGTACATGGTGTCAACAAATTCATCCATAATTCGATCATGATCACCAGCATTATAGGATATGATGTTTTTTAGATGTGTAAAGGAATCTAAATCGATATGTTCTAATCTAATTCCAATTCCATTTTCTTCCATTCGAACAATAGATCCTTCTGCCTGTATTTCTATATTAGAAGCATGGTCCATCAATTCAATCAATACTTCAACTTTTTCTCCTAACAAGGATGCCTCCAAAGGTTTTTCCACTTTCAGGAATAAACCTTTTAAGCTTAAGTCGTGTACTTGGCCTATAAGATTTATATTCCTGCTTTTCACCTTTCCTTTAATATGAAATTCAATACGAGTAACTTTTCTTTTTTCTTCCACTTTAACCGCTCCTCGCTTTCCATCATTGGTTTTCAAATTCTTTAGTTATTATACCCATCAAAATCAGTGAATATCGGTTATAAAAAGGAAACCCCCTCAAAAGAGGGGGAAATCAGTTTACTTCTTGGAAAACCTGATCTAAAGTATTCACAAATAGATCAATCTCTTCTTTTTTTATCACCATTGGAGGAAGAAACCGCAACACCTTTCCTGAAGTACAATTAATAATCAGTTTTTTGTCAAAAGCTTTTCTGACAATTTCATCTCCCGGAAAATTAAGTTCCAACCCTACCATAAGCCCTTTTCCTTTTACTTGTTTTACAAAATCATATTTTTCTTTCAACATCTGTAATTTTTGGATCAAATATGCTCCGTCTTCTTTTACCTTCTCAGGTATATTTTGATTTATTATCTCTTTCATTGTTGCTGCTCCCGCTGCACAAGCTAATGGATTTCCACCAAAGGTGGTTCCATGATCTCCAGGATTCCATGCATCTGCAACCTTTTCTGTTGCAACAATTGCTCCAATAGGAAAACCGCCAGCCATTGTTTTTGCCAATGACATAATATCAGGTATAATACCATATTGCTCATAAGCAAACATAGCACCCGTTCTTCCTAATCCACACTGAATTTCGTCTACAATAATTAAAAGGCCCTGTTTCTTGGCAAGGTCGTTCACCTTATTAACAAACGCCTCCGAAACTTGGGTCAGTCCGCCTTCTCCTTGGAGAGGCTCAAACATAATCGCACAGGTTTTCTCCGACACAGCATTTTCTAACGACTCTACATCGTTAAAAGGTACTTGCTTGAACCCCTCTGGTAACGGTTTGTATCCTTCACGATAGCTTTCCTTAGCTGTCGCACTCAGGGTACCCAGCGTTCTTCCATGAAAAGACTCACTTACGGTAACAATTTCATACCTTGGGGTATCAAACATCTTATAACCATATTTTCTTGCTAATTTAAGGGCCGCCTCATTAGCTTCCGCACCGCTATTACAGAAAAAAACTTTATCCCCAAAGGAGTTGTCTACTAATAACTTCGCAAGTTCATATTGTGGCTCATTCCAATAATAATTTGTTACATGCATTAATTTTTTTGCCTGATTCATTATCGCCTCTACTAAAAAGTCAGGTGAATGCCCCATCCCCGAAGCAGCTAATCCGCCTACCATATCCAAATATTTATTTCCTTCAGAGTCAATCAGCATACAATCTTTGCCTTCAACAAACACTACTGGTACTCGTTTATAAGTATTCATGATAATACCTTCACTTGCTCTAATAAACTCATTCTTTAGCATATTTATACTTCCTCCTAATAGTCATTCGCTATTCCTATCGTTATTGGTATATTATTGTTCCTTCATGAAGGTCAGAAAAAATTTCTGATAACAACGAGTGGCTTTTTCTACCATCGATTATATATACCCTTTCAACACCATTTTTGACAGACTCTGCACAACCTTTAACCTTCGGAATCATTCCTCCCGTTATGATTCCTTCCTCAATGTAGTCATCAATTTCATTAACATTCATTCGAGGTATGACTTTCATCTCATCTCCCTGAGATTTCATCACTCCTTCTATATTCGTTAACATAATTTGAACAGGCGCCTTTAATTCAATCGCTATTTTCCCAGCCGCTTCATCTGCATTAATATTATACCGGTTTCCATCTTCATCACAACCAATCGATGAAATCACTGGAATAAAATCTTCACTTAGCAACTTATTTATTAACTCCGAGTTGATTGTTTTAATTTCACCTACGTATCCTAGTTCAGGGTTTTTTTGTCCCGCTACAATAAGCCCTCCGTCCTGTCCACTTAATCCTATCGATTTGATTCCATAAGAACTAATCCTCGCTACCAAATCTTTTGCAATTTTTCCTGAAAGTACCATTTCAGAAACAATCATCGTTTCTTTATCTGTCACACGAAGCCCTTCTACAAATGTTGATTTTTTTCCTATCAATTCTAACATACTTGTTATTTCAGGGCCCCCACCATGTATAATAACTGGATACATCCCCATATATTTCATTAAGACGATGTCCTCTATCACTTGTTTCTTTAACTCATCATTGACCATGGCATTCCCGCCATATTTGATGAGGATTACTTTTTTATGATATCTTCTTAAAAAAGGTATCATTTCCACCAGCATTTCTGGATTAACTTTTTTTTGATCCGTCCTGCTCATCCATACTCCTCCTCTAACTTCTATAGGAGCCATTGATTTTTATATAATCATAAGTAAGATCACAGCCCCAGGCGGTAGCAGACGAACTTCC includes the following:
- a CDS encoding carbon-nitrogen hydrolase family protein encodes the protein MEPFRLSICQMMVKNNKKENLQKAEFMIRKAVSDVNSQIVVLPEIFNSPYSIECMEKTAEEEGGITTRMLSSLAKELKITLIGGSIAEKADGKIYNTSYTYNTIGKCIGKHRKIHLFDVDIKNGVRFMESDLLSAGNKVTVFDTAYGKVGIAICFDMRFPELIRLMALQQARIIIVPAAFNTTTGPAHWHETIKMRAVDNQVYFVAASPARNEEAEYHAYGHSTICDPWGTVLASTDEKESIVTTEILPDRVDSIRNQLPLLKLRRTDIYNLETFKTKK
- a CDS encoding lysophospholipid acyltransferase family protein; the encoded protein is MLRTAYWLFDFLLYLVYIIFCARRAKSMEKNGDNLKKRDFTQKIGQRWSHRIINKSGSKVTIEGAENIPESGPVLIVSNHQSYFDIPLLVSTIPLPMGFVAKKELQKIPVISKWMDLIECSFIDRKDLRQSIKAIQKAQHTLKDGHSMVIFPEGTRSKGKEMSSFKPGSLKLAQKAGVPILPVAIQGTCDMFETTNRIQPADVKIKILPLFDLEYVESTTTNQLLTDVFQLINKELGGSSLLSID
- a CDS encoding PilZ domain-containing protein, producing the protein MEEKRKVTRIEFHIKGKVKSRNINLIGQVHDLSLKGLFLKVEKPLEASLLGEKVEVLIELMDHASNIEIQAEGSIVRMEENGIGIRLEHIDLDSFTHLKNIISYNAGDHDRIMDEFVDTMYHED
- a CDS encoding aspartate aminotransferase family protein; translated protein: MLKNEFIRASEGIIMNTYKRVPVVFVEGKDCMLIDSEGNKYLDMVGGLAASGMGHSPDFLVEAIMNQAKKLMHVTNYYWNEPQYELAKLLVDNSFGDKVFFCNSGAEANEAALKLARKYGYKMFDTPRYEIVTVSESFHGRTLGTLSATAKESYREGYKPLPEGFKQVPFNDVESLENAVSEKTCAIMFEPLQGEGGLTQVSEAFVNKVNDLAKKQGLLIIVDEIQCGLGRTGAMFAYEQYGIIPDIMSLAKTMAGGFPIGAIVATEKVADAWNPGDHGTTFGGNPLACAAGAATMKEIINQNIPEKVKEDGAYLIQKLQMLKEKYDFVKQVKGKGLMVGLELNFPGDEIVRKAFDKKLIINCTSGKVLRFLPPMVIKKEEIDLFVNTLDQVFQEVN
- the argB gene encoding acetylglutamate kinase, with the protein product MSRTDQKKVNPEMLVEMIPFLRRYHKKVILIKYGGNAMVNDELKKQVIEDIVLMKYMGMYPVIIHGGGPEITSMLELIGKKSTFVEGLRVTDKETMIVSEMVLSGKIAKDLVARISSYGIKSIGLSGQDGGLIVAGQKNPELGYVGEIKTINSELINKLLSEDFIPVISSIGCDEDGNRYNINADEAAGKIAIELKAPVQIMLTNIEGVMKSQGDEMKVIPRMNVNEIDDYIEEGIITGGMIPKVKGCAESVKNGVERVYIIDGRKSHSLLSEIFSDLHEGTIIYQ